The DNA window CGTTAGTCGAGGCCGGGACTGCGGTGGTTCCAATCCAGGAGTTAGCAACGAAAGGTGGCCGCGATGAAGTCTGCCACGGAATACCTGTGGTTCACCACCCGTAAGCCGCGCGAGTATCTCAACATCACCGACAACGTGGAGGAGGTCGTGCGCCAGAGCGGCATCCAGGAGGGCCTGGCGCTCGTCTCCGCCATGCACATCACCGCAGGAGTCTACGTGAACGACGCCGAACCAGGGCTGATCCAGGACATTGACGCCTGGCTGGAGGAGCTGGCTCCGAAGGGGCCGAACTACCGCCATCACGGGACCGGCGAGGCGAACGGCGATGCGCACCTGAAGAGTCTGCTGGTGCACCACGAGGTGATCGTGCCAATCACTGCGGGCAAGCTGGACCTTGGGCCATGGCAACAGATCTACTATGCGGAGTTCGACGGACAGCGGCGCAAGCGTCTGGTGATCAAGGTGATAGGGGAATGAAGCCG is part of the Planctomycetota bacterium genome and encodes:
- a CDS encoding secondary thiamine-phosphate synthase enzyme YjbQ produces the protein MKSATEYLWFTTRKPREYLNITDNVEEVVRQSGIQEGLALVSAMHITAGVYVNDAEPGLIQDIDAWLEELAPKGPNYRHHGTGEANGDAHLKSLLVHHEVIVPITAGKLDLGPWQQIYYAEFDGQRRKRLVIKVIGE